Genomic segment of Bacteroidota bacterium:
GTAACACCTGTACGTACCGGGCCTTTTCCTCTTATATTTTTTCCTTCCCCTGAAATGATCGTGCTATATCCAACTTCAACACCTTTTACATCAGTAATAGCATTGAACTTTCCTGGTGTGCCGTCAAAAGGAATTCCGATATCTCTTGCACGGGGTTTTTGTGCATGAATTAAAATTTGAATGAGGAGTAATAAAACGAGTAGCGATAATTTTTTCATTGTACTTATTTTAAAATTCAATTAATCGATCAGTCAAACTAATCTACCCTCACCAGCACCCGTTTTGTTGTTTTATGGTTACTTATTATCAGTGTATCGCCTTTGAGAGTAAAAGGCCGCGGCTGGTCCGTGTCTATATACCATGGAATACCGCCACCTGTTACATGATGTGTTACTATCGATTTTTCAAGATCAAGGGAATATGTTCCAAAATATCCAAAAGAAACGTATTCAATATTATCAAACAGGTTGACATTTAATTTTTTTGCAGAATCTTCCGAAATTTTCAATGGAGCATCTGTAGAAATATTCAGATTGAGAATATGGGCTTTGGTGTATGTGAAATAACCTCTTGGATTTTTTCCATAACGATAGATCCATTTACCGGTAAGCGTATCCAGGTCTGTAAATTCAACTAATCGCCAGGTGCCTGCTAAGGGATTGGTTGGCGTTTTTTTATTCTCCCTATTTTTTTTACTTCCTGTTATCTGTGCATAAATACAGGAATGTAGAAGCAGGAGTAAGAAAAATGCAGTTGTTTTTTTCATGGTTTTATTCCTTATCCAATTTCAAAATAGTTTGTAACAATACATTTGCTCCATTGGCCATATCTGTTGGAGTTGAAAATTCTTTGGGTGAATGACTGATACCGCCCACACTGGGAATAAATATCATGGCTGCAGGTGCTATCGACGCTATATGTTGTGAATCATGACCGGCACCGCTTTGCATAAACTTTGTTGAAAAGCCCAAAGCTTTTGCTGATGTGTTGATAGTTTGCTGCAATGCTTTATTGGTTAATGCAGGTTTAGATTCATTTGGCTGACGAACAAAACTGATGGTTGTTTTAAAATCTTTTGCAATAGTTGCTGCCCTCTTT
This window contains:
- a CDS encoding lipocalin-like domain-containing protein gives rise to the protein MKKTTAFFLLLLLHSCIYAQITGSKKNRENKKTPTNPLAGTWRLVEFTDLDTLTGKWIYRYGKNPRGYFTYTKAHILNLNISTDAPLKISEDSAKKLNVNLFDNIEYVSFGYFGTYSLDLEKSIVTHHVTGGGIPWYIDTDQPRPFTLKGDTLIISNHKTTKRVLVRVD